The DNA region GGCTTCCTCGGCATGGGCGCGCAGCCTCCCACACCCGAATGGGGCACGATGCTCGCCGAAGCGCGAGAATTCATCCAGCGCGCCTGGTGGGTCGTAACGTTCCCGGGTCTTGCCATCCTAGTCACCGTTCTCGCCATCAACCTGATGGGCGACGGGTTGCGCGATGCGCTCGATCCCAAGCTGAAGAGGTCATGATGCCACTTCTCGATATTCAGAATCTGACCGTCGAATTCCAGACGTCTTCCGGCCTCTTCCGCGCCGTCGACGGCGTATCGCTCAGCTGCGACAAGGGCGAGATCCTCTCGATCGTCGGCGAATCCGGCTCCGGCAAGTCCGTTGCCATGCTCGCCATGATGGGCCTTCTGCCCTGGACGGCGAAGATCACTGCCGACCGCATGACTTTCGACGGCAAGGAGCTCATCGGCATTTCCGGCCGCCAGCGCCGCAGGATCATCGGCAAGGACATGGCGATGATCTTCCAGGAGCCGATGTCGAGCCTGAACCCGTGCTTTACCGTCGGCTTCCAGCTTGGCGAGAGTCTGCGGGTGCACATGGGCCTCAACCGCAAGGAGCGCCGCGAGCGCTCGATCGAGCTCCTGAACCTCGTCGGCATCCCGGCGCCGGAAGATCGCCTGTCGAATTTCCCGCACCAGATGTCCGGCGGCATGAGCCAGCGCGTGATGATCGCCATGGCGCTCGCCTGCAATCCGAAGCTCTTGATCGCCGACGAGCCGACGACCGCACTTGACGTGACTATCCAGGCGCAGATCCTCGACCTGCTCGTGCGCCTGCAAAAGGAGCAGGGCATGGCGCTGGTGCTGATCACCCACGATATGGGTGTCGTCGCCGAAACCGCCGAGCGCGTGCAGGTTCAGTATGCCGGACAAAAGGTCGAGGAGCAGCCGGTCAAGGCGCTCTTCCGCGACCCGCATCATCCCTACACCGCCGCCTTGCTTTCCGCCCTGCCGGAGCGTGCCCAAGTCGGCCAGCATTTGCCGTCGATAGCCGGTGTCGTTCCCGGTCAGCATGACCGGCCGCGCGGCTGTCTGTTCGCACCGCGCTGCGGCTATGCCACGGTCGAGTGCGATCGCGGCGTTGTCCGCCAGGGGCCGGAGCTCGGCCTCGCACTCTGTAACTATCCTTTGAAAGACGGCAAGCCGCTCGGTCACCCCGGCGTGATGCCGAAGCAATCCGCTGGAGATTTCGTATGACCGGCGCCGTTCTCGAGGGCAAGGATCTTGCCCGTTTCTACACCGTCAATCGCGGCATGTTCAAACCGGAGGCGACCGTCAAGGCGCTGGACGGCGTGAGCTTCAGCCTCTATTCCGGCAAGACGCTCGCCGTTGTCGGCGAATCCGGTTGCGGCAAGTCGACGCTTGCGCGCCTCGTCACCATGATCGAAGACCCGACGGCCGGCGAACTGCTGATCGATGGCAAGCCTGCCCGCGTCGGCGACCGCACCCTGCGTAGCCAGGTTCAGATCGTTTTCCAGAATCCTTACGGATCGCTCAATCCGCGCCAGAAGGTCGGTGCAATCCTTGAAGAGCCGCTGAAGATCAACACCGACTTGGATGCCGCCAAGCGACGCCGGAAGGCGGAGGAAATGATGGCGCGCGTCGGTCTGCGGCCTGAGCACTATGACCGCTATCCGCATATGTTCTCCGGTGGCCAGCGCCAGCGTATCGCCATTGCTCGCGCACTCATGCTACGGCCGAAGGTGCTGGTGCTCGACGAGCCGGTTTCGGCGCTCGACCTCTCCATCCAGGCACAGGTGCTGAACCTGTTGATGGACCTGCAGAAGGAGATGGGCCTTGCCTATCTCTTCATCTCGCACGGCCTGTCGGTCGTCCGCCACATCGCCGACGATGTGATGGTCATGTATCTCGGCCGCCCGGTCGAAACCGGGCCCGCAGCGGAAGTCTTTGCGCATCCGCGTCATCCCTATACGGCGGCACTTCTGTCGGCGACGCCTGTCGCCGATCCCGATCGCGCTAAGAACCGTATCCGTCTCCAAGGCGAGCTTCCCTCGCCGCTGAAGCCGCCGAGCGGCTGTCACTTCAACCCGCGCTGCTGGAAGGCGCAGGACTATTGCCGCCGGGTAGAGCCTGAACTAAGTGGAGAGGGTGAACAAAAATACGCCTGTCATTTCCCGCTCGACTGAGCGGATGCAGGCGACGACGGAGGACTGAAATGCCGGAGCGGACGAACCAGGCCCACGCAATCATTGTCATGGGCGTCAGCGGCTCCGGAAAATCCTCGATCGGCGAGAAGCTGGCGGAGGCGCTGAGCCTCCGCTTCATCGAAGGCGACCAGCTTCATCCGGCATCCAACGTCGAGAAAATGTCGAAAGGCATTCCATTGAGCGATGCGGATCGCATGCCTTGGCTCGATCTCATTGGCGAAGCCATGAAGGACGCCCTAGCAAAAGGCGAGGGTGTCATCGTCACATGCTCGGCGCTGAAGCGCCTCTATCGTGAGCGCCTGCGCGCTGCGGCCGGCGGCAATCTATTTTTCGTCTATCTCGAAGGCTCGAGGGAACTGCTGGCCGAGCGGATGGGGCATCGCAAGGGGCACTTCATGCCGTCGTCCCTGCTTGAAAGCCAGCTCGAAACGCTGGAAGCGCCAACGGGCGAACCTGGTGTAGTGACCGTCGATATCGATGACACAGTCGAAGGCATTGCCGAAGAGGCTCGAAAGAAGCTCGCGCCGCTCGGCGTTTCCTGACTACGGCCGCCGCAGAAGCCAGAGCCGGAGGACTCGCGTTGAGCAAAGATGAACTTTCAGCGATCTATCGCGATTACCTCGCGTGTCTCAATGCGCAGGACTGGCATCGGCTGGGGCGCTTCGTCGGCGACCGCGTGCGCCACAATGGCCGGCAGCTCGGCCTGCCAGGCTATCAGGCGATGCTGGCGCGGGATTTCCAGGAGATCCCCGACCTTCGTTTCGACGTCCAACTGCTCACATCCGA from Rhizobium sullae includes:
- a CDS encoding ABC transporter ATP-binding protein produces the protein MPLLDIQNLTVEFQTSSGLFRAVDGVSLSCDKGEILSIVGESGSGKSVAMLAMMGLLPWTAKITADRMTFDGKELIGISGRQRRRIIGKDMAMIFQEPMSSLNPCFTVGFQLGESLRVHMGLNRKERRERSIELLNLVGIPAPEDRLSNFPHQMSGGMSQRVMIAMALACNPKLLIADEPTTALDVTIQAQILDLLVRLQKEQGMALVLITHDMGVVAETAERVQVQYAGQKVEEQPVKALFRDPHHPYTAALLSALPERAQVGQHLPSIAGVVPGQHDRPRGCLFAPRCGYATVECDRGVVRQGPELGLALCNYPLKDGKPLGHPGVMPKQSAGDFV
- a CDS encoding peptide ABC transporter ATP-binding protein — its product is MTGAVLEGKDLARFYTVNRGMFKPEATVKALDGVSFSLYSGKTLAVVGESGCGKSTLARLVTMIEDPTAGELLIDGKPARVGDRTLRSQVQIVFQNPYGSLNPRQKVGAILEEPLKINTDLDAAKRRRKAEEMMARVGLRPEHYDRYPHMFSGGQRQRIAIARALMLRPKVLVLDEPVSALDLSIQAQVLNLLMDLQKEMGLAYLFISHGLSVVRHIADDVMVMYLGRPVETGPAAEVFAHPRHPYTAALLSATPVADPDRAKNRIRLQGELPSPLKPPSGCHFNPRCWKAQDYCRRVEPELSGEGEQKYACHFPLD
- a CDS encoding gluconokinase, whose product is MPERTNQAHAIIVMGVSGSGKSSIGEKLAEALSLRFIEGDQLHPASNVEKMSKGIPLSDADRMPWLDLIGEAMKDALAKGEGVIVTCSALKRLYRERLRAAAGGNLFFVYLEGSRELLAERMGHRKGHFMPSSLLESQLETLEAPTGEPGVVTVDIDDTVEGIAEEARKKLAPLGVS
- a CDS encoding ester cyclase; its protein translation is MSKDELSAIYRDYLACLNAQDWHRLGRFVGDRVRHNGRQLGLPGYQAMLARDFQEIPDLRFDVQLLTSDPPLVASRLAFDCTPQGTFLGLPVNGKRVTFTENVFYRFDREKIDEVWSIIDKAAIEAQLR